The Streptococcus toyakuensis genome has a window encoding:
- a CDS encoding ABC transporter ATP-binding protein, with the protein MIEYKNVALRYTEKDVLRDVNLRIENGEFMVLVGPSGSGKTTMIKMVNRLLEPTDGNIYMDGKRIKDYDERELRLSTGYVLQAIALFPNLTVAENIALIPEMKGWTKEKIAQKTEELLAKVGLPVAEYGHRLPSELSGGEQQRVGIVRAMIGQPKILLMDEPFSALDAISRKQLQILTKELHKEFGMTTIFVTHDTDEALKLADRIAVLQDGEIRQVANPETILKAPATDFVADLFGGSVHD; encoded by the coding sequence ATGATTGAATACAAAAATGTGGCGCTACGCTACACAGAAAAAGATGTCTTGAGAGATGTTAATTTACGGATTGAGAATGGCGAGTTTATGGTTTTAGTTGGTCCATCTGGATCAGGTAAGACGACCATGATCAAGATGGTCAACCGCCTCTTGGAACCGACTGATGGAAATATTTATATGGATGGCAAGCGTATCAAAGACTATGATGAGCGTGAACTTCGTCTTTCTACTGGTTATGTTTTACAGGCCATTGCTCTCTTTCCAAATCTAACGGTTGCTGAAAATATTGCCCTGATTCCTGAGATGAAGGGCTGGACTAAGGAAAAAATTGCTCAGAAAACAGAAGAGCTTTTGGCCAAGGTTGGCTTGCCAGTAGCTGAGTATGGGCATCGTTTACCTAGTGAACTATCTGGTGGGGAGCAACAGCGTGTTGGAATTGTACGGGCTATGATTGGTCAGCCTAAGATTCTCCTCATGGATGAACCTTTTTCGGCTCTTGATGCTATTTCGAGAAAACAGTTGCAGATTCTGACGAAAGAATTGCATAAAGAATTTGGGATGACAACGATTTTTGTAACCCATGATACGGATGAAGCTCTGAAATTGGCGGACCGTATTGCTGTCTTGCAGGATGGAGAGATTCGTCAGGTGGCGAATCCCGAGACGATTTTAAAAGCTCCTGCAACAGATTTTGTAGCAGACTTGTTTGGAGGTAGTGTACATGACTAA